A genomic stretch from Gopherus flavomarginatus isolate rGopFla2 chromosome 3, rGopFla2.mat.asm, whole genome shotgun sequence includes:
- the CASP3 gene encoding caspase-3 codes for MADVKDGLQSGHDEADAKSLFGSQGKSLPVSKSMDSGIQPDESYKMDYPEIGICIIINNKNFLPATGMSFRSGTDADAAHIRDTFMSLGYKVNLHNDRTGKQMFDILQNVAKDDHSNRSSFVCVVLSHGEDGLIYGTDGPFELKILTGLFRGDRCKSLVGKPKLFFFQACRGTELDSGVETDSSSEENTCQKMPVEADFLYAYSTVPGYYSWRNSSEGSWFIQSLCLMLKQHAKKLELMQILTRVNRKVAQFSSYSNQPGFHGKKQIPCIVSMLTKELYFVH; via the exons ATGGCGGATGTTAAAGATGGACTGCAATCAGGTCACGATGAGGCAGATGCAAAATCTCTCTTTGGTTCCCAAGG AAAGAGCCTGCCTGTTAGCAAATCCATGGACTCTGGAATACAGCCAGATGAGAGTTACAAAATGGATTATCCAGAAATTGGGATatgtataataataaataataagaactTCCTGCCAGCCACTG GAATGTCATTCCGATCTGGTACTGATGCAGATGCTGCACACATCAGAGATACTTTTATGAGTTTGGGATATAAAGTCAACCTTCACAATGATCGTACAGGGAAGCAAATGTTTGACATCTTGCAAAATG TTGCTAAAGATGATCACAGCAATCGAAGTAGTTTTGTTTGTGTGGTGTTAAGTCATGGTGAAGATGGATTAATCTATGGTACAGATGGTCCTTTTGAATTGAAAATATTAACAGGCCTGTTCAGAGGAGACAGATGTAAGAGTCTTGTGGGAAAGCCAAAACTCTTCTTCTTTCAG GCTTGTAGAGGGACAGAATTAGATTCTGGTGTTGAAACAGACAGTAGCTCAGAGGAAAATACATGTCAGAAGATGCCTGTAGAAGCAGACTTCCTCTATGCATATTCTACTGTTCCAG GCTATTACTCCTGGAGAAACTCATCAGAAGGCTCCTGGTTTATTCAGTCACTATGTTTGATGCTGAAACAACATGCAAAGAAACTTGAGCTTATGCAGATACTAACACGTGTAAATCGCAAAGTGGCACAATTTAGTTCTTATTCAAACCAACCAGGTTTTCATGGAAAGAAGCAGATTCCGTGTATTGTGTCCATGCTCACCAAAGAACTGTACTTCGTGCACTAA